Proteins co-encoded in one Epinephelus moara isolate mb chromosome 13, YSFRI_EMoa_1.0, whole genome shotgun sequence genomic window:
- the LOC126399904 gene encoding LIM and SH3 domain protein 1-like isoform X2: MNPPCGRCNKPVYPTEKINCLDKYWHKGCFSCEVCKMALSMTTYKGFEKKPYCSMHYPKTSFTIVADTPENLRLKQQSMLNSQALYKEDFEKSKGKGFSVVVDTPEMQRLKKTQDQISNIKYHEEFEKSRIRSDAPPPENRQNYEEQPSNPERHSQPVGQMMRPAAVAPPGGLRRYQAMYSYTAAEADEVSLQEGDLLLDVEPIDEGWMFGCNQRTGQRGMLPANYVRPV; the protein is encoded by the exons ATGAATCCGCCCTGTGGAAGATGCAATAAACCAGTTTACcccacagaaaaaataaattgccTTGATAAG TATTGGCACAAGGGTTGTTTCAGCTGCGAGGTGTGCAAGATGGCCCTGAGCATGACCACCTATAAAGGTTTTGAGAAGAAACCTTACTGCAGTAT GCATTACCCCAAAACCTCCTTCACTATAGTGGCCGACACCCCCGAGAATCTGCGTCTCAAACAACAGAGCATGCTCAACAGCCAG GCTCTTTACAAGGAGGACTTTGAGAAGAGCAAGGGGAAAGGTTTCAGCGTGGTCGTCGACACTCCGGAGATGCAGAGACTGAAGAAGACGCAGGATCAGATCAGTAAT ataaaGTACCACGAAGAATTTGAGAAGAGCAGGATTCGAAGTGACGCGCCTCCTCCTGAGAACAGACAAA aCTATGAGGAACAACCATCCAACCCTGAGAGACACAGTCAGCCGGTGGGACAAATGATGCGCCCTGCTGCTGTGGCACCACCTGGTGGACTG AGACGTTACCAGGCCATGTACAGCtacacagcagcagaagcagatgAAGTTTCCCTGCAAGAAGGCGACCTGCTCTTAGACGTGGAGCCCATAGATGAGGGATGGATGTTCGGGTGCAACCAGCGCACGGGGCAGCGGGGCATGCTGCCTGCTAACTACGTCCGACCCGTGTGA
- the LOC126399904 gene encoding LIM zinc-binding domain-containing Nebulette-like isoform X1 — protein MNPPCGRCNKPVYPTEKINCLDKYWHKGCFSCEVCKMALSMTTYKGFEKKPYCSMHYPKTSFTIVADTPENLRLKQQSMLNSQALYKEEFEKSKGKGFSVVADTPEMQRVKKTQDQISHALYKEDFEKSKGKGFSVVVDTPEMQRLKKTQDQISNIKYHEEFEKSRIRSDAPPPENRQNYEEQPSNPERHSQPVGQMMRPAAVAPPGGLRRYQAMYSYTAAEADEVSLQEGDLLLDVEPIDEGWMFGCNQRTGQRGMLPANYVRPV, from the exons ATGAATCCGCCCTGTGGAAGATGCAATAAACCAGTTTACcccacagaaaaaataaattgccTTGATAAG TATTGGCACAAGGGTTGTTTCAGCTGCGAGGTGTGCAAGATGGCCCTGAGCATGACCACCTATAAAGGTTTTGAGAAGAAACCTTACTGCAGTAT GCATTACCCCAAAACCTCCTTCACTATAGTGGCCGACACCCCCGAGAATCTGCGTCTCAAACAACAGAGCATGCTCAACAGCCAG GCGCTCTATAAGGAGGAGTTTGAAAAGAGCAAGGGAAAAGGTTTCAGCGTGGTGGCCGACACTCCGGAGATGCAGAGAGTGAAGAAGACACAAGACCAGATCAGTCAC GCTCTTTACAAGGAGGACTTTGAGAAGAGCAAGGGGAAAGGTTTCAGCGTGGTCGTCGACACTCCGGAGATGCAGAGACTGAAGAAGACGCAGGATCAGATCAGTAAT ataaaGTACCACGAAGAATTTGAGAAGAGCAGGATTCGAAGTGACGCGCCTCCTCCTGAGAACAGACAAA aCTATGAGGAACAACCATCCAACCCTGAGAGACACAGTCAGCCGGTGGGACAAATGATGCGCCCTGCTGCTGTGGCACCACCTGGTGGACTG AGACGTTACCAGGCCATGTACAGCtacacagcagcagaagcagatgAAGTTTCCCTGCAAGAAGGCGACCTGCTCTTAGACGTGGAGCCCATAGATGAGGGATGGATGTTCGGGTGCAACCAGCGCACGGGGCAGCGGGGCATGCTGCCTGCTAACTACGTCCGACCCGTGTGA
- the LOC126399903 gene encoding kelch domain-containing protein 1-like, translating to MDAAERDAPVSRLERSSHTAFIENNTLYVWGGYQVVAGEDVILPSDEIWLCDLDSGTWERREITGDKPSDLSGFCGSYVNGTLYIFAGCDPVGYTNQMYSIDLTEPSCSWKKLTDTKGATPSPRNKHSCWVHRDRLIYFGGYGCKTIGEVRNTSSFVVEEMSWSTIGNTLFRCWGWNNEVCVFDIHTATWSMPETQGPAPGPRGCHASALLGNKGYISGGVETAVLDMFCLDLKTWTWTQFDISSSSGPQGRSMFTMTPTSDHTLFVYGGLSVEGKTLNDTWQFNTQKRDWTKMRNPHKDKPRVCHTACLGNDNDIVVFGGSSNMCILMDTVAVLRSPTQTHCKDVFVFQTQPYSLYRLCEDFIGSNPELFRKHLNWLPSKLYDKVAKRVAFFSPTEPVLTA from the exons ATGGATGCTGCTGAGAGAGACGCCCCGGTGAGCCGACTGGAGAGGAGCAGCCACACGGCGTTCATAGAGAACAACACGCTGTATGTGTGGGGAGGTTACCAG GTAGTCGCTGGAGAAGACGTCATACTGCCCAGTGATGAGATATGGCTCTGTGATTTAGACAGCGGGACGTG GGAGCGGAGGGAGATCACTGGAGACAAACCCTCAGACTTATCAGGCTTCTGTGGCTCTTATGTAAACGGCACACTCTACATCTTTGCAGGATGCGACCCCGTCGGATACACAAACCAG ATGTACAGCATTGACCTCACGGAGCCGAGCTGCTCGTGGAAGAAACTGACCGACACCAAGGGAGCGACACCTTCGCCACGAAACAAACACTCCTGCTGGGTACATCGAGACAG ATTAATCTACTTTGGTGGATATGGATGTAAGACCATAGGGGAGGTACGAAACACATCAAGCTTTGTCGTGGAGGAGATGTCCTGG TCAACGATTGGAAACACATTGTTCAGGTGCTGGGGCTGGAACAATGAAGTCTGTGTTTTTGACATACACACGGCTACATGGAGCATGCCGGAGACTCAG GGTCCTGCTCCTGGGCCCAGAGGCTGCCATGCCAGTGCCCTTCTGGGCAACAAAGGTTACATCTCTGGTGGCGTG GAAACAGCAGTGTTGGACATGTTCTGCTTGGACCTGAAGACCTGGACCTGGACTCAATT TGACATCTCCTCATCCTCTGGACCTCAGGGGCGCTCTATGTTCACCATGACGCCCACATCAGACCACACGCTTTTCGTATACGGAGGTCTCAGCGTAGAGGGGAAAACACTCA ACGACACCTGGCAGTTTAACACGCAGAAGAGAGACTGGACCAAGATGAGGAACCCACACAAGGACAAGCCCAG AGTGTGTCACACAGCGTGCCTGGGAAATGACAATGACATCGTCGTGTTCGGGGGAAGCAGCAACATGTGCATCCTCATGGACACG GTGGCTGTTCTGAGGTCTCCAACACAAACTCACTGCAAAGACGTGTTCGTGTTTCAGACCCAGCCGTACTCCCTCTACAG ATTGTGTGAAGACTTCATAGGAAGCAACCCAGAGCTGTTCAGGAAGCATCTGAACTGGCTGCCGTCAAAACTATATGACAAAGTGGCCAAGCGAGTTGCCTTCTTCTCCCCGACGGAGCCCGTTCTTACAGCTTGA